The window GTCGAATGCCTGCTGGATGATATGGTCTATAAAGATTTGCGCATCCCCCCTGACGGGAAAACCTTAATCGTGGCCGGGACGCTTTCGGATCAGCCCTATGAGCTGTTCTCATATAATCTAAAGTCAAAAAAAAGGTCACGGCTTACTTCCTTCACCAAAGAATGGCGCAAGCGGCTTGATATGAATCGCGCCGAGCAATTCTGGTTCAACGGTTTCAACGGTGATTCGGTGCAGGGATTTATAATACTGCCCCCCGATTTCGATTCGACCCGGCAGTATCCGCTGGCCTTTCTGATACACGGCGGCCCCCAATGGTGCTGGCTGAATGATTTCAACTATTACGGCTGGAACACGCAACTGACGGCGGCGCAGGATTATGTCGTGGTGCAGATTAACCCTCACGGTTCTGTGGGATACGGCCTGGCATTCAAGGAATATGTATCCGGCAACTGGGGCAAGGGAGATTATGATGACCTGATGCTGGGAGTCGATTATGTCCTGAGAAGATTTCCCATTATCGACTCCACCCGTATGGCGGCGCTGGGCCGCTCCTATGGCGGCTTTATGACCAACTGGATCAATGGCCACACCGACCGTTTCAAGTGCCTGATTACTATCGACGGCTCCTTCGACCAGATCAGCGGCTATTACTCGACCGAAGAACTATGGTTCCCGGAATGGGAATACAAAGGGACGCCGTACACCAACCGTGAAGAGTACATCCGCTCCTCGCCATCGACCTATGCCGGAAATTTCAGGACGCCGGCCCTGATCATACACGGACAGAAAGATTACCGTATCGATGTCTCCGAAGCATTTCAGATGTTCACCGCCCTGCAGCGCCGGGGGGTGCCTTCGCAGCTGTTATATTTCCCCGATGAGGGCCATGCCATAAGGAAATTAAAAAATCATCGGTATGTCTATGAAAAGCAATTCGAATGGCTGGCAAGGTGGTTGAAAGAATAATTACGGCAACTGGCAATAAAAAAAGGCGGTTCGCCAATACGAACCGCCTTCGCTTTTTATATCTTCGGCAGACCCGCCTTGATATCCTTTATTTTTTCCTCGGGGAAATCGGAATCGATCATCCCTCCGGCCAGATAATTCTCATAAGCCGCCATATCGAAGAAACCATGCCCGCTCAGAAGAAAGGCGATGGTCTTCTTCTCCCCGCTTTCGCGGCAACGGATGGCCTCGTCGATGGCCGCTTTGATCGCATGCGCTGTCTCCGGAGCCGGCAGAATGCCCTCGGTGCGGGCGAACAATAACGCCGCATCGAAAACTTCTTTCTGCCGATAGGCAACCGCCTCTATCAATTTGTGTTTGTGCAACAGGCACAGCAGCGGGGCATCACCATGGTAACGCAGACCGCCGGCATGAATCGGCGCCGGGACATAATTATGCCCGAGGGTGTACATCTTTATCAGCGGCGTCAGACCGACGGTATCGCCGAAATCATAATCATAAATGCCCCTGGTCAGGGTCGGGCAGGCGGTCGGTTCCACCGCCACGAAACGAATATTTTTCCCCGCTTTCTTATCCGGAAAAAACGGGAAGGTAAAGCCGGAGAAATTGCTCCCCCCGCCGACACACCCGATCAATACATCAGGGTAATCACCGGCCATTTCAAGCTGCTTTTTGGCTTCGAGTCCGGTTATAGTCTGATGCAGAAGGACATGATTCAGCACCGATCCCAAAGAATACTTGGTATCGTCATGCGTCGCGGCGTCTTCGACCGCCTCGCT is drawn from candidate division Zixibacteria bacterium HGW-Zixibacteria-1 and contains these coding sequences:
- a CDS encoding TrpB-like pyridoxal phosphate-dependent enzyme codes for the protein MSRSRIILSDKEMPTAWYNIQPDLPEQLPPPLHPQTHQPIGPGDLAPLFPMELIKQEVSQESWIDIPEEVLDAYRMWRPTPLHRAYRLEKALDTPAKIYFKNESVSPAGSHKPNTAIPQAYYNKMEGVKRLATETGAGQWGSALSLACSIFGMECMVYMVKVSFNQKPYRRLLMESWGAKVHASPTNLTNSGRKILAEHPDSSGSLGIAISEAVEDAATHDDTKYSLGSVLNHVLLHQTITGLEAKKQLEMAGDYPDVLIGCVGGGSNFSGFTFPFFPDKKAGKNIRFVAVEPTACPTLTRGIYDYDFGDTVGLTPLIKMYTLGHNYVPAPIHAGGLRYHGDAPLLCLLHKHKLIEAVAYRQKEVFDAALLFARTEGILPAPETAHAIKAAIDEAIRCRESGEKKTIAFLLSGHGFFDMAAYENYLAGGMIDSDFPEEKIKDIKAGLPKI